The Leptotrichia sp. OH3620_COT-345 region TAGTCAGTAATGAAGGATAAAAAGCCTTTGATTCCACCGTTTTTTTACAGTATTTTTTGAGAATGTAATAAAATAAAGCTCCTATAAGCATAAAAGTTATAATCAGTCCTGCTATTTTCCTTGCTTTATCCTGTCCTCTCACTAGATTTAACTTCTCCAGTTTTTCATAGTCATCACTGTCAATAATTTCACCTTTTTTGACTATTATATCCCCTTTATATATTTTTATTTCTTTATCCTTAAGTGAATCTATATTATCTTCTATTTTTTGAGCTGTCTTTTTCTCATTTATTTTTAAGTTAGGTCTTATAAAATTTCTCAGAAATTTTTTATCAAGCTCGTCTATTTTAATATTGTTTTTACTTACTATAGTATCAAACTCACTTGTATTTACTATTCCTATTTCATAAATCTCTTTTATTATCGTAATAAGATTTACGACATATCCTATACTTTCCCGCTCTATAATCCCTTTAAATTCCTTTACAGTAAGATTGTACCTGTTATCCCTTATAAAATTACTTATACTCTGGTCACTGGATAAATCAACATTTTTTGCATCTCTGAAGAAATTATTTATTCCGACTACTGCTTCATCAGGAACTGAAGAAATTTTATCATATTCAGGAGTTGTATTTTTTATTATTTTGTCTTTAATTCCCTTATCCAAAATATCTATAGTGTAAACTACATCTTTGTATGCTATTATATCTGAAGTTGCTTCACTTCCTATTGTATAATTCGATCCCAGTTTTGAAAGCTCTATAATTACTCCAAAAGAAAAAAATACGATCATTGACCATATAAATCTGTTTATAAATTTTCTGTCAGATATTACCGACAAACTTTCTTTTTTATGCTTTTCTTTTATTTCAAATACAATTTCGCGTCCAAATATATTAAATGTCATTTTTTTCCTCCAATTACTCAGATTCCATTAATTCCAAAATTTTATTTCTACTTTTCTCAATTATATTTTTAGGCAATGATTTTAAAAATTTTTTTCCATAAACTTTTTTTATAATCCTGTTATCTAAAATTGTTATAATACCTGTGTCTTGCTTGCTTCTTATAAGTCTCCCCACTCCTTGCTTGAATTTTATTACAGCTTGAGGTACCTGATAATCGTTAAAAGGATTTTTCCCTTTTTTTCTTGTATTTTCTATAATTGCTTCAGTAACGGGATCATTAGGCACCTTAAAAGGTAATTTCACTATAATTACTGACTTTAACTGTTCTCCCTGAACGTCCACTCCCTCCCAAAAGCTGTCAGTTCCAAATAGAACAGGACTTTTTGATGTTTTAAAAATCTCTATCATTTCATGTCTCGGATAATCATTCTGTTTTATAAGAGTATACTCATTTTTATTAAAATAGAACTTCAGCTTATTATATAAATAGTTCATTGAACTATATGAAGTAAAAAGCAAAAAACAATGTCCATCAGTCTTTTTTATAATTTTTTCTATAAAACGTTCTAGATCAGCTAAAAAATCCATACTATTGGGATCTAAAGTATCATTCGGTATATATACTTTCATCTGTTTTTCGTAATCAAAAGGAGAAGTTATAATTTTTTCCTCGATTTCTTTCTTTTCACTGTTTTTAAGTCCTATACTTTTTTTATAATAATCAAATTTATTATCCACTGCTAGAGTCGCCGATGTGAAAATCATTCTGTTCATTTTATTGAACAAATTTTCTTCAAGGGATTCAGCTATATCAAAAGGAGTGGCATAAAGGCGTATATTTGCTCTGGAAGAATTAATATTTAGCCAGTACACAAAATTTTCATCATCTCCCCGTAATATAAATTCAAAATTTACAAAGTATTGCTTCAGACGTTCAAAATACCTTGTAAAATCAAATATAATACCATTTTCATCTTCCAATTCAAAACTATCTATAAAATTTAAAAATTTTACCGTTTTTCTTAACAATTCTCCGTATTTATCTTTAAAGTCGCTTTTCATATCCATTATTTCAAGCCAGAATTTACTATTTTTTATCTCATCTTTATCTATCCTTCTTTTTATTTCTCCTGTTGTTAATTCCTGTGCAAAAGGATATATTATTTTATCAAAAATTGTGTTACCGTAATCATAAAACTCATTTAAAGATCTAATAACTTCTTCTTTCATATCATCTATTTTTACATATTCTTCCTGTTTCAGATTTTCATTCAAATATACAAGAAGTCTTGTTAATGCTCCTGCATTATTCTGCCCTGTTGCTCTCCTGTTATATATATTACCTGTAAGTCTTCCGAATGTATGTCTTGATACTTCATAAGTAAAATAATTTCTCGCAGTATCTTCTATATTATGGGCTTCATCAAAAACAACAATATCATAATTAGGAAGTATGGAGTATTCCGTATTAAAACCTATTTCATTTCTTATTGACAAATCTGCAAAAAATAAATGATGATTTACTATTAACATATCCGCATTGGCTATTTTTTTTCTTGCTTTAAAAAAATAACAGTCTGAAGAACGACTTGAAGTACACAGGTCAGCTTCACAGTTTACTTGCTCCCATATATAGTTCGGAACTTCATATTTCAGCTCACTTCTATCTCCCGTTTCGGTTATTTCATCCCATTCAAGAATTTTTTTTAATATTCTTTTTTCCCTTTTTTCTTCTTCCGTATCCTTATCACTTTCAAGTGTATTTATATTCTTTAACTTTCTCTTACAGAGATAATTTCCTCTACCTTTTACTATCTCATATATAAAATCTTTTTCAATTATTTTTCTTATTAGAGGTATATCTTTATTTATAAGCTGTTCTTGTAAATTTATCGTATTTGTGGAAATAATAAGTTTCAAATTATTTTCCAGAGCATATAATAAAGTCGGCAATAAATAAGCTATTGTTTTTCCTGTTCCTGTTCCGGCTTCTACAATAAGTTTCTTATTTTCATTTATACATTTTTCAATGTATTTTGACATTTTATATTGCTCTTTACGTGGTTCAAACATCTTTATTTTTTCATGTATTTTCCCATTTTCTCCAAAAAATTCATCTATATTTATTTTAATATATTTTTTCAGAGGAACCATTACATATATTTCATCAACCTCATTATTTACAATATACGAAGCTCCTCCAGATTCTCCATATAGACTTGAAATTTCCACATCTTCATTAGAAGGTATTAATATTCCCGAAGGATGGTTATGTATTATAACTTCATTTTTTCTCATCATATTAAGCAATGCCGCAACAGAATTTCCATTTCCTCTTGCTATCACCTCAACATCAGTAACAAGACCTTTATCATCCGGTATCCCTCTGAAAAAAATTTCATTTCCGCCTGAGTTTTCTATTTCATTTTTAATTATTTCTGCTACTTCGACATTAATAAAATCGGCAATCTTCATTTTTCCTCCTATTAGAAGATTATACTATATATATGATTTTTTTTCAATAAAATAAGCCGCTTTATATACTTTTTAAAAAGTGTACAAAACTTCTGAAAATCACTATCTTAAATTATTTTTTATTCTTTTAGAATCTTCGATATTTAAAATTTTCCTTAAAAAATATTAGATTGTGCCGTTCGGAAAAACTACTGTCTGAACATAATGAGTTTACAATCTCTCAAGTATAATGAATATTTTTGAAGACTAAAAAATGTTGCAATCATTAGAGAGCGTGGGAGTTGCAATGATCCCTTACGAAAAATAAAAAAGACATTCTCACTATTTTGAGTCTGTCTTTATTATTTAATAATTTTAAAAAAATTTTTTTAAAATTAATTATCAGCATTATCCTGCCAATGAATTAACTTTTAATGCAAGTCTTGATTTTTTTCTTGATGCTGTATTTTTTTTAAGAACTCCCTTAGTTACAGCTTTATCTAATTCTTTATAGGCAACCTGTAATGCTGTTTTAGCTTCGTCGACATTTTTAGCTTCAACAGCCGAAAGAACTTTTTTTACAAATGTTTTAACTCTACTTTTTATAGCTTGATTTCTATTTGCATTTCTTTCACCAATGAAAATTCTTTTTTTAGATGATTTTGAATGTGCCATTTCATCCTCCTTTCAAATATCATTCTTTATATTTATGAATATTGCTCTATAACTTACGTATATGCAAAATTACCAAAGTATATTAACATTTTTTCCTATAAAAATCAAGTAATTTCATATTATTTATAAAAAACTTTTTATTTCCATACGCTCCATGACTTCATTTGCAACATATCCGACAATTCCTCCTGTCACTATTGTAATAAGAAACATAAACGGCAGATAACTTAGAAAAAATAAATCTGTTTTGTAAATAAAAGAAGCTGCTATTATCTGTCCTAATATATGAAAATTTGCTCCTACAATACTTACTCCGATTACTGAAAGCTTACTGTATTTTTTTGCAAATCCAACTGCACAAATTGAAAGTAGCATTCCCGACAGAGAAAAAAGAAAATTTATTCCAAATCCGTTTCTTAATATTCCCACGACAATTACTCTTATAATACCCAGTTTCACTCCATCTTTTACTCCATATGTGTAAACGACTGTCATTGTCACTATATTTACCAGACCTAATTTTATTCCCGGTATAAAAATAGGAATTACTATGATTGACTCTATTATTTGCAGTACTATTCCAAGACTCAGAAACATTGAAAGTTGAAGTACTTTTTTTAATTGTTTTTTTTCTTTTCCCAAGTATTTTATCTGTTTGTTTTCCATTAGCGTACCTCCACGTCGATATCACTATCGATAGAATTTTTGCCGCTATTTTTTACTGTTATTGTCACTTTATTAGGCTGACATATAATAGGTCTTGTACTATCATCTGTAAAACCTACAAGTGAACAGTAATGATAAGGAGAACTTTCTTTTATTACAGCAACTTTTTTATTTTTCACTTCAATTATAAGAGTTCCGAGTAATAACGGATAGTCTTTTTTTTTCATAATTATAACTTGATTTTTATTCAAATCGAGAGTCATTATTTCTTTCCCTGAATACCGAACTTCTGCTCGATTCCCTTTAGTATCCGTAAATATTATTTTAAATAAAAAAAGAAAAACTGAAATTGAAATTATAAATAGTATATACAAAATATCATATTTATTTATGTTTTTTTTATTCTTTAAAATTATATTTAACATAATTTTCTCCATTTATAAGCCTTTCGGTATTCTTTATTTCACCGTTTTTAAATGCCCATATTGCATCTATATTTCCCATATTTTTGACAAGTTTTTCCCCTTCTTCATAAGAAAGCAAAAACAATGCTGTAGACATAAAATCTGCAAAAGCTGAATTTTCAGTTATTACAGTCACTGAAGCAAACTCTCCTCCCGGTTTCAACTTTTTTAAATCTATGACATGACCGTAAATTTCTCCTTTATATACAAAATATCTCTGATAATTCCCTGTAGTGACCACCGACATATCTTTTGCCGCAATTTTTGCAATATATTCTCCTTTTTTATAGGGATTATTGTTATCAAGCTCGGTATTTCCATAAATAGGAGATGTTATTCCTATACAAAACTCTTCTCTGCATTTTTTCAAATCGGAAATTTTATTTTCTTTTTTTGGAACTTTTCTTTTTCCTATTATTCGTACGTTCCCCCCTGCAGATATTATAAAAGAAGTTATTCCCATTTTTTTCATTTTTTCAGCTACAAATTCGACTGCATATCCCTTTGCTACAGCTCCTACATTGATTTTCATGCACTTTTCCTTTAGAAATACGGTCTCTTCCTTTTTATTTATTACAATATTATTAATATCAGTGCATTTTGAAGCTTCTTTTAACTTTTCCTCTAAAGGTAAAGTATTTTCATTTCTTTTTTCCCAAAGATCTATTATAGAACCTGCTGCTATATTTACAGAATTGCTTACTTCTCTGTACATTCTTATGGATTCTTCGAGTAAATTTATTATATCCTTATCAACTTTTATCGCTTTTATCCCTGCATTATCATTTATTGTTTTTAAATTATTTATTCCGTCATAACTTTTATAAATAGTATACAGCTTATCGAACCTTTTCATTTCTTTCTCATAAACAGAGACATTTTTTTTGAATTCCTCTTCACTTTGAGCATACCCTGTAAGAATATGTGTAGTATCGAATAATTCGTCAACTGTTTCCGTATACAGTTTTTCTTTTTTATCCGAGCAATTTGAAAATAGGGCTAATATAAATACTAGAAGCCCTATATTTCTAAGTTTAAGGATTACTATATTTTTTTTTATGAAAGTTTTTATGTACTTTATCATATGTGCTCCTATATTTTTAATTCACTTCAACTTTAATAATTTCTCCATTATTTCCCGGTGTATTTTCAAGATACTCCTTTATTTCTTCTCTTATTGCAGGTTTCATAGGTCTACACTGTTTTAAGGAT contains the following coding sequences:
- the rpsT gene encoding 30S ribosomal protein S20, which translates into the protein MAHSKSSKKRIFIGERNANRNQAIKSRVKTFVKKVLSAVEAKNVDEAKTALQVAYKELDKAVTKGVLKKNTASRKKSRLALKVNSLAG
- a CDS encoding NusG domain II-containing protein, giving the protein MEKIMLNIILKNKKNINKYDILYILFIISISVFLFLFKIIFTDTKGNRAEVRYSGKEIMTLDLNKNQVIIMKKKDYPLLLGTLIIEVKNKKVAVIKESSPYHYCSLVGFTDDSTRPIICQPNKVTITVKNSGKNSIDSDIDVEVR
- a CDS encoding FAD:protein FMN transferase: MIKYIKTFIKKNIVILKLRNIGLLVFILALFSNCSDKKEKLYTETVDELFDTTHILTGYAQSEEEFKKNVSVYEKEMKRFDKLYTIYKSYDGINNLKTINDNAGIKAIKVDKDIINLLEESIRMYREVSNSVNIAAGSIIDLWEKRNENTLPLEEKLKEASKCTDINNIVINKKEETVFLKEKCMKINVGAVAKGYAVEFVAEKMKKMGITSFIISAGGNVRIIGKRKVPKKENKISDLKKCREEFCIGITSPIYGNTELDNNNPYKKGEYIAKIAAKDMSVVTTGNYQRYFVYKGEIYGHVIDLKKLKPGGEFASVTVITENSAFADFMSTALFLLSYEEGEKLVKNMGNIDAIWAFKNGEIKNTERLINGENYVKYNFKE
- a CDS encoding Gx transporter family protein; the encoded protein is MENKQIKYLGKEKKQLKKVLQLSMFLSLGIVLQIIESIIVIPIFIPGIKLGLVNIVTMTVVYTYGVKDGVKLGIIRVIVVGILRNGFGINFLFSLSGMLLSICAVGFAKKYSKLSVIGVSIVGANFHILGQIIAASFIYKTDLFFLSYLPFMFLITIVTGGIVGYVANEVMERMEIKSFL
- a CDS encoding helicase C-terminal domain-containing protein, whose product is MKIADFINVEVAEIIKNEIENSGGNEIFFRGIPDDKGLVTDVEVIARGNGNSVAALLNMMRKNEVIIHNHPSGILIPSNEDVEISSLYGESGGASYIVNNEVDEIYVMVPLKKYIKINIDEFFGENGKIHEKIKMFEPRKEQYKMSKYIEKCINENKKLIVEAGTGTGKTIAYLLPTLLYALENNLKLIISTNTINLQEQLINKDIPLIRKIIEKDFIYEIVKGRGNYLCKRKLKNINTLESDKDTEEEKREKRILKKILEWDEITETGDRSELKYEVPNYIWEQVNCEADLCTSSRSSDCYFFKARKKIANADMLIVNHHLFFADLSIRNEIGFNTEYSILPNYDIVVFDEAHNIEDTARNYFTYEVSRHTFGRLTGNIYNRRATGQNNAGALTRLLVYLNENLKQEEYVKIDDMKEEVIRSLNEFYDYGNTIFDKIIYPFAQELTTGEIKRRIDKDEIKNSKFWLEIMDMKSDFKDKYGELLRKTVKFLNFIDSFELEDENGIIFDFTRYFERLKQYFVNFEFILRGDDENFVYWLNINSSRANIRLYATPFDIAESLEENLFNKMNRMIFTSATLAVDNKFDYYKKSIGLKNSEKKEIEEKIITSPFDYEKQMKVYIPNDTLDPNSMDFLADLERFIEKIIKKTDGHCFLLFTSYSSMNYLYNKLKFYFNKNEYTLIKQNDYPRHEMIEIFKTSKSPVLFGTDSFWEGVDVQGEQLKSVIIVKLPFKVPNDPVTEAIIENTRKKGKNPFNDYQVPQAVIKFKQGVGRLIRSKQDTGIITILDNRIIKKVYGKKFLKSLPKNIIEKSRNKILELMESE